A window of Procambarus clarkii isolate CNS0578487 chromosome 69, FALCON_Pclarkii_2.0, whole genome shotgun sequence contains these coding sequences:
- the LOC123772245 gene encoding early growth response protein 1-like yields the protein MAAGMLTGETGGRQCPYCPRTFAFPSYLQRHLTLHTGEKPFRCHRCNSRFTRRNHLKEHLKRKHTPSQTPSHQLPPSANFLNASPRALSTQHLSSLSNTSSQITLNQIPASSQSVVAYSPASNNTTSTDLASSCNPSNTDFSTTASCSPSPQ from the coding sequence ATGGCAGCGGGAATGTTGACTGGAGAGACTGGTGGCCGTCAGTGCCCCTACTGTCCTCGCACCTTCGCCTTCCCCAGCTACTTGCAGCGACATCTCACATTACACACGGGGGAGAAGCCCTTCAGGTGCCACCGCTGCAACAGTCGATTTACTCGAAGAAATCACCTAAAAGAACACCTTAAAAGGAAACATACACCTTCTCAAACTCCTTCACACCAGCTGCCACCCTCTGCAAACTTTCTTAATGCCTCACCCAGAGCACTCTCCACACAACATTTATCTTCACTCTCAAACACTTCATCTCAAATAACATTAAACCAGATACCAGCATCCTCTCAGTCCGTTGTTGCATACTCGCCTGCTTCTAATAATACTACTTCAACTGATTTGGCTTCATCATGTAACCCTTCTAACACAGACTTTTCAACTACAGCTTCCTGTTCACCTTCACCACAATAA